A region from the Bacillus sp. Marseille-P3661 genome encodes:
- the larC gene encoding nickel pincer cofactor biosynthesis protein LarC, giving the protein MSKILYIDCSISGISGDMTLAALYDLGVDIEEIEKKIQAFPIETFKIEKSQVVKKGISSKKIDVVIMEDVKKVNHRHYSHIKDMIEQSAITETAKEYAIKIFEHIAIAEAKIHNTTMEKVHFHEVGAVDSIVDIVGTAIALDVLGVEKVVSSPVVVGNGKISIDHGRYPVPAPATLELLTGIPIESTDVKGELTTPTGAGILRGMVSEFGPIPSMVAEKIGYGAGSKEFPTHPNVLRMILGTA; this is encoded by the coding sequence ATGTCGAAGATTTTATATATTGATTGTAGTATTTCCGGAATAAGCGGTGACATGACTTTAGCTGCCTTATATGATCTAGGTGTTGATATAGAGGAAATTGAAAAGAAGATTCAAGCGTTTCCGATTGAGACATTCAAAATCGAGAAATCACAGGTAGTTAAAAAGGGTATTTCATCTAAGAAAATTGACGTTGTCATAATGGAAGACGTAAAAAAGGTAAATCATCGTCATTATTCCCATATCAAAGATATGATTGAGCAATCTGCAATAACAGAGACTGCAAAGGAATATGCTATTAAGATATTCGAGCATATAGCAATTGCTGAGGCAAAAATACATAATACCACGATGGAAAAAGTTCATTTCCACGAAGTAGGTGCAGTCGATTCTATAGTCGACATTGTTGGGACGGCTATAGCACTTGACGTTTTAGGTGTAGAAAAAGTTGTTTCATCTCCTGTCGTTGTTGGGAATGGGAAGATTTCAATTGATCATGGTCGATATCCTGTCCCTGCACCAGCTACGCTGGAGTTACTAACAGGTATACCAATTGAATCAACTGATGTTAAAGGGGAACTAACTACACCAACAGGTGCCGGGATTCTAAGAGGGATGGTAAGTGAATTTGGCCCTATTCCTTCAATGGTCGCAGAAAAAATTGGGTACGGTGCTGGGAGTAAGGAGTTTCCGACACATCCAAATGTTCTCCGAATGATTCTCGGAACAGCATGA
- the larB gene encoding nickel pincer cofactor biosynthesis protein LarB, which produces MQTNYYQLLQQVAEGRLSVEDAYEQIKGYEDLGFAKLDYQRSERKGFPEVIYGEGKTSEQIIAIFKKLINKHENVLATRIDETKGKSVQSQLPEVGYDSISRTLQYRKNESYFTERTIGILCAGTSDLPVAEEAAQTALLMGNPVKRFYDIGVAGIHRLFAQLEEIKTCSVLIVIAGMEGALPSVVGGLVQQPIIAVPTSVGYGTNFQGVSALLSMLNSCSSGITVVNIDNGFGAAYSAVLINRLK; this is translated from the coding sequence ATGCAAACTAACTATTATCAACTTTTGCAACAAGTAGCGGAAGGAAGGCTTTCGGTAGAGGATGCCTATGAACAAATTAAAGGGTATGAAGATTTAGGGTTTGCTAAATTAGATTACCAACGTTCTGAACGTAAAGGATTTCCTGAAGTTATTTATGGTGAAGGTAAAACAAGTGAGCAAATAATTGCCATTTTTAAGAAACTGATCAATAAGCACGAAAACGTATTAGCTACTAGAATTGATGAAACTAAAGGGAAGTCCGTCCAATCGCAATTACCTGAAGTAGGTTATGATTCTATCTCTAGAACGCTGCAATATCGTAAAAATGAGTCTTATTTTACAGAGCGAACGATTGGGATTTTGTGTGCAGGAACATCAGATTTACCTGTTGCTGAGGAAGCCGCACAAACAGCCTTATTGATGGGGAATCCAGTGAAACGTTTTTATGATATCGGAGTAGCAGGCATCCACCGTTTATTTGCGCAATTAGAAGAGATTAAAACATGTAGTGTTCTAATTGTAATTGCAGGTATGGAGGGCGCACTCCCAAGTGTTGTAGGAGGATTAGTTCAGCAGCCAATTATAGCCGTTCCTACTAGTGTTGGATATGGAACAAACTTTCAAGGTGTTTCAGCGTTATTATCCATGCTTAATTCCTGTTCATCCGGAATTACTGTTGTGAATATAGATAATGGTTTTGGGGCTGCATACTCCGCGGTCTTAATCAATCGATTAAAATAA
- a CDS encoding DUF3892 domain-containing protein, which yields MESDKFEEIYNEYRNQSEQQAVEEINESTTKDSIEAVRKNEDGDIIAFKMKSGRELDYVTALNEAKTGMIAHVDVFHKYGRDIIRSEPYGIKDNNLDNLPTF from the coding sequence ATGGAATCTGATAAATTTGAGGAAATATATAATGAATATAGAAATCAAAGTGAACAACAAGCTGTAGAAGAAATCAATGAATCCACAACAAAGGACTCCATCGAAGCAGTTCGAAAAAATGAAGATGGAGATATAATCGCCTTCAAAATGAAAAGTGGAAGAGAGTTAGACTATGTAACTGCTTTGAATGAAGCTAAAACGGGTATGATAGCACATGTGGATGTCTTCCATAAATACGGCCGCGATATTATTAGAAGTGAACCTTATGGTATAAAAGATAATAATCTGGATAATCTACCTACATTTTAA
- a CDS encoding DNA alkylation repair protein, whose translation MAGPYCCPNCGTNRTRFNIIEQIPKAVKMDSQSGEIIEDYSNQQLDPFHIPYRGPSYKVQCGTCGLIEDEIRFENTAKNSRR comes from the coding sequence ATGGCAGGACCATACTGTTGTCCAAATTGTGGTACAAATCGTACTAGATTTAACATTATTGAGCAAATTCCAAAAGCAGTCAAAATGGATTCGCAATCAGGAGAAATTATTGAGGATTACTCCAATCAACAGCTTGACCCTTTCCATATTCCATATCGAGGTCCTTCTTATAAGGTCCAATGTGGAACATGTGGATTAATAGAAGATGAAATTCGCTTTGAAAATACTGCTAAAAACTCTCGACGGTAG
- the larE gene encoding ATP-dependent sacrificial sulfur transferase LarE: MSVANEKLGEILKEMRKVMIAFSGGVDSTFLLARAKEVLGDKVIAVTAASETFPTREFNLAVQLAEELGVKHIQTSVSELNNANFVENSPKRCFFCKEGLYIQLKQIAKQYDFPYILDGTNKDDVGDYRPGMEATREQGVRSPLLEAGMTKQEIRDLSKQMGLKTWDKPTFACLSSRIPYGTKITQKAIDQLDIAENLLIELGFYQVRVRHHDKIARIEVMPEDFPKILEHHEHIHSELKKVGFQYVTLDLQGYRTGSMNEILKAGNKNAN, from the coding sequence ATGAGTGTTGCAAATGAAAAGTTGGGAGAAATATTGAAAGAAATGCGTAAAGTGATGATCGCTTTCTCTGGAGGAGTAGACAGTACTTTTTTATTGGCAAGGGCTAAAGAAGTATTGGGTGATAAAGTGATCGCAGTTACAGCTGCATCGGAAACATTTCCAACAAGGGAATTTAATTTGGCAGTACAACTCGCGGAAGAATTAGGTGTAAAGCATATTCAAACGAGTGTTAGTGAATTAAATAATGCTAACTTTGTTGAAAATAGTCCTAAACGCTGCTTCTTTTGTAAAGAAGGGCTGTATATACAATTAAAACAAATAGCAAAACAATACGATTTTCCTTATATTCTTGATGGTACTAATAAAGATGATGTTGGAGATTACCGACCTGGCATGGAGGCAACTAGAGAGCAGGGGGTTCGGAGCCCATTGCTTGAAGCAGGTATGACAAAACAAGAAATTCGTGACTTATCAAAACAAATGGGTTTAAAAACATGGGATAAACCAACTTTTGCTTGTTTATCTTCAAGAATCCCTTATGGAACAAAAATCACTCAAAAAGCAATTGACCAGCTTGATATTGCGGAAAATTTATTAATAGAGTTAGGGTTCTATCAAGTAAGGGTTCGTCATCATGATAAAATTGCAAGAATTGAAGTTATGCCAGAGGATTTCCCTAAAATTTTAGAGCATCATGAACACATCCATAGTGAACTGAAAAAGGTTGGCTTTCAATATGTAACGTTAGATTTACAAGGCTATCGAACAGGTAGTATGAACGAAATATTAAAGGCAGGCAATAAGAATGCAAACTAA
- a CDS encoding 5'-3' exonuclease, whose translation MLVDGMALLFRAFYSTAMSGYYMINSKGVPTNAIHGFVKHLLTAVNQFNPSHVICCWDMGSKTFRTDLYPDYKGNRGEAPIELIPQFDLVKDVVTSFDIPNIGLEGYEADDCIGTLATKFKEEHEVLILTGDQDILQLIDQNIKVILLQKGYGNYETYHADLFYEKKGIKPNQMVDLKALMGDSSDNYPGVRGIGEKTATKLLSQYVSIEGILENIHALPKGQRTKIEQDLELLHLSRKLAKIHCEVPVNCSIDDSALTINRTKVIEKFNELEFKGLDKLIG comes from the coding sequence ATGCTTGTTGATGGAATGGCATTGCTATTTCGTGCGTTTTATTCAACTGCGATGAGTGGTTATTATATGATAAATAGTAAAGGTGTACCGACAAATGCAATCCATGGTTTTGTCAAACATTTATTAACTGCAGTTAATCAATTTAATCCTAGCCATGTTATCTGCTGTTGGGATATGGGGAGTAAAACTTTTCGGACGGATTTATATCCCGATTATAAAGGGAATCGTGGGGAAGCGCCAATTGAACTTATTCCACAATTTGATTTAGTAAAGGATGTTGTCACTTCATTTGATATCCCAAACATTGGACTAGAAGGTTATGAAGCGGATGATTGTATTGGTACTTTAGCTACTAAATTTAAAGAAGAACATGAGGTTCTAATTTTAACTGGGGATCAAGATATTCTTCAGCTTATTGACCAGAATATAAAAGTTATTCTTCTTCAAAAAGGGTATGGAAATTATGAGACATATCATGCAGACTTATTTTATGAAAAAAAAGGTATAAAACCAAATCAAATGGTAGATTTAAAAGCTTTAATGGGCGATTCTAGCGATAATTACCCAGGGGTACGTGGAATAGGAGAAAAAACCGCAACTAAACTTTTAAGTCAGTATGTATCTATCGAAGGTATTTTAGAAAATATCCATGCATTACCGAAAGGGCAACGTACTAAAATTGAACAAGATCTAGAACTACTTCACTTATCAAGAAAGTTAGCTAAAATACATTGTGAAGTTCCAGTAAATTGTTCAATAGATGATTCTGCCTTGACTATAAATCGTACTAAAGTAATTGAGAAATTTAATGAACTTGAATTTAAAGGCCTTGATAAATTAATAGGATAG
- a CDS encoding dimethylarginine dimethylaminohydrolase family protein: MSLSTEKVNRTVCHSEYDVLRQVILCEPKYLTIRDVINDTQLHFKDEGIHIETAMNQHKEFVNTLKKHGVDVVLLPVTENYPEQVFTRDIGFTLGHIIFVAEMAHDVRKGEENVLKEWLETEEISYFNLIGDMIEGGDVMIDRNTIFVGLSNRTNMEAINHLKGILPEFHVIPVPFTEKYLHLDCVFNIISPTEALIFPKALDKKEHDFLAARYELIEVTEDEQFTLGTNVLSIGNKKILSLPVNIQVNKQLRDRGYDVIEVDITEIIKSGGSFRCCTLPLLRDTRS, encoded by the coding sequence ATGTCATTGTCCACTGAAAAAGTAAACCGTACAGTTTGTCATAGTGAATATGATGTATTACGCCAAGTTATTTTATGCGAACCAAAATATTTGACCATTCGAGATGTTATAAACGATACTCAACTGCATTTTAAAGATGAGGGTATTCATATCGAAACAGCTATGAATCAACATAAAGAATTTGTTAATACACTGAAAAAACATGGTGTTGATGTTGTCCTATTGCCTGTAACCGAAAACTATCCAGAACAGGTCTTCACTAGAGATATTGGCTTTACACTAGGACATATAATCTTTGTAGCTGAAATGGCTCACGATGTTCGTAAAGGCGAAGAAAATGTGTTGAAAGAGTGGTTAGAGACTGAGGAAATATCTTACTTTAATTTAATTGGCGACATGATTGAAGGCGGAGATGTTATGATTGATCGCAATACCATCTTTGTCGGTCTTAGTAATCGTACCAACATGGAAGCCATCAACCATCTAAAAGGAATTCTACCTGAATTTCATGTCATACCAGTTCCTTTTACCGAGAAGTACTTACACTTAGATTGTGTATTTAATATAATCTCACCAACTGAAGCGTTGATTTTTCCAAAAGCTCTAGATAAAAAAGAACATGATTTTCTCGCAGCGCGCTATGAATTAATTGAAGTCACCGAGGATGAACAATTTACGCTTGGAACTAACGTTCTTTCTATTGGAAATAAAAAAATCTTAAGCCTTCCTGTTAATATACAAGTTAATAAACAATTACGCGACCGAGGATATGATGTCATTGAGGTAGATATCACTGAAATAATAAAATCAGGTGGGTCGTTCCGCTGCTGTACACTTCCTCTCCTACGTGATACCAGGTCCTAG
- a CDS encoding ZIP family metal transporter — protein MDSLSLSNIMIILVFFATISGGVLGKVAVVIFEKNIDLLFIFCGGLLVGIIGFELIPHTLEHYSPIGMLIGCLVGLLLMILLDLFISSLLSKLELNGDNTRTFVFLFMAIAFHNIPTGMAVGTSMTVNAFEGTLLFAAIFLHHIPEGLTLMLTLLRAKHSMILFMLVSFLLAAVLGVGYNLGEYISNNIQLNSVFMGIAIVTLSYVGFYEILWKMKKRVTLLKFIGMLFFSIIVMVIVIRLVH, from the coding sequence ATGGACAGTCTTTCACTCTCAAATATTATGATTATACTGGTTTTCTTTGCAACAATTTCTGGTGGAGTACTAGGGAAGGTTGCTGTAGTTATATTTGAAAAAAATATAGACCTATTATTTATTTTTTGTGGTGGATTGTTAGTTGGAATAATCGGGTTTGAGTTGATACCACATACTTTGGAGCATTACAGTCCGATTGGAATGTTAATTGGTTGTTTAGTAGGGTTATTATTAATGATACTCTTAGATTTGTTTATATCTTCGTTACTTTCAAAGCTAGAACTAAATGGAGATAATACAAGAACGTTTGTTTTTTTATTTATGGCAATTGCTTTTCATAATATACCCACTGGGATGGCAGTAGGTACAAGTATGACTGTCAATGCTTTCGAAGGTACATTGTTATTTGCGGCTATATTTTTACATCATATACCTGAAGGTTTAACACTAATGTTAACTTTGTTAAGAGCTAAACACTCAATGATTTTGTTTATGTTAGTCTCCTTTTTATTAGCAGCAGTATTAGGTGTGGGGTATAATTTAGGTGAATATATAAGCAACAATATTCAGCTTAATTCAGTTTTCATGGGCATTGCAATAGTTACATTGTCATATGTAGGCTTTTATGAAATTTTATGGAAAATGAAAAAAAGAGTCACTTTGTTAAAGTTTATAGGGATGCTATTTTTCAGTATCATAGTAATGGTAATAGTAATTAGGTTAGTTCATTAA
- a CDS encoding DUF2249 domain-containing protein, with amino-acid sequence MLKFAAKINAPDFPPREKHPMIFKTFDELNSGEFMELSNDHDPRPLQYQFMMERADQFTWEYLEQGPDVWRVAIGKK; translated from the coding sequence ATGTTAAAATTCGCAGCAAAAATAAATGCACCAGACTTTCCGCCAAGAGAAAAGCACCCAATGATTTTTAAAACTTTTGATGAATTAAATTCAGGCGAATTTATGGAACTTTCAAATGACCATGATCCACGTCCCTTACAATATCAATTTATGATGGAAAGAGCCGATCAATTTACCTGGGAATACTTAGAACAAGGTCCAGATGTATGGCGTGTAGCTATAGGAAAAAAATAA
- a CDS encoding DUF2639 domain-containing protein, which yields MVHFGSKGYYVKLLKDQNIRLIDGKRLESYKTHYLANYYFSIINEKNK from the coding sequence ATGGTTCATTTTGGATCAAAGGGCTATTATGTAAAATTACTCAAAGATCAAAATATTAGATTAATTGATGGTAAAAGACTAGAATCTTATAAAACTCATTATTTAGCAAACTACTACTTCAGCATAATAAATGAAAAGAATAAGTAA